A single window of Micrococcaceae bacterium Sec5.1 DNA harbors:
- a CDS encoding carbohydrate ABC transporter permease → MVARLTAAKHTQAAEQTQAAKQTPGDATGKTVLPPSGVTEPSAPRKRRGVNREGLEAGRRSTRTILWILLAAAMVLYGFPFLYLLFTSFKTPIDTIAVPPTILPKEWTLENYANALGRSGVLASFINSIQTAIISTLLSLVLAVPAAYGITRYKTPSGRVFIMAALVTRMVPPVAIGIPLASMMASAGLADTPIALSIAHTTISLPLSIWLMSSFFEAVPRDLEEAATVDGCSRLGALWRVVIPVVSGGIAVTAIFAFLASWNEFLFALLMTAIRSQTTPVVIANFQTQFGLDWGSMTALAAVYSIPVILLTLLLQRKIVAGMTLGAVKG, encoded by the coding sequence ATGGTCGCCCGGCTCACAGCTGCCAAGCACACCCAAGCTGCCGAGCAGACGCAAGCAGCGAAGCAAACACCCGGTGACGCGACGGGCAAAACTGTGCTGCCGCCGTCGGGGGTTACTGAGCCAAGCGCCCCGCGCAAGCGTCGTGGTGTAAACCGCGAAGGCCTTGAGGCTGGACGTCGCAGCACGCGTACCATCCTGTGGATCCTGCTGGCCGCAGCCATGGTGCTGTACGGGTTCCCGTTCCTGTACCTGCTGTTTACGTCCTTCAAAACCCCGATCGATACCATCGCCGTTCCACCCACCATCCTTCCCAAGGAATGGACGCTGGAGAATTACGCGAACGCCCTGGGCCGCAGCGGTGTGTTGGCTTCCTTCATCAACAGCATCCAGACCGCGATCATCAGCACTCTGCTTTCCCTGGTGCTGGCTGTCCCGGCGGCTTACGGCATCACGCGCTACAAGACTCCGAGCGGCCGGGTGTTCATCATGGCCGCACTGGTCACCCGCATGGTGCCGCCGGTAGCAATCGGTATCCCGCTGGCATCCATGATGGCCTCGGCAGGGTTGGCGGATACGCCGATCGCATTGTCCATTGCCCACACCACCATTTCCTTGCCGCTCTCCATCTGGCTGATGTCCAGCTTCTTCGAGGCTGTTCCCCGCGACCTGGAAGAGGCAGCAACCGTGGATGGCTGCAGCAGGCTCGGTGCGCTCTGGCGGGTGGTGATCCCCGTGGTTTCCGGAGGCATCGCCGTCACCGCGATCTTCGCCTTCCTGGCCTCATGGAACGAGTTCCTCTTCGCGCTGCTGATGACCGCCATCCGCTCGCAGACCACTCCCGTGGTCATCGCGAACTTCCAGACCCAGTTCGGCCTGGACTGGGGATCCATGACGGCGCTGGCCGCCGTGTACTCGATCCCGGTCATCCTTCTCACTCTTCTTCTGCAGCGCAAGATCGTGGCGGGCATGACGCTCGGCGCAGTCAAGGGCTGA
- a CDS encoding TetR/AcrR family transcriptional regulator, producing the protein MTTKDTASAKRGPYSKAKEKRRVILDSAHAVFAAKGYLGGSLQDVANQAGMSQTSLLHYFPSKSDLLMGVLEWRDELTGSENPSAEEESLVDDVIRTALHNEKIPGVIELYTVLCAESITNAHPGRDYFTERFERIRASYRRSFSALAQEGKLRPGVDPAWAATSLVALWDGLQTQWLLAPDAIDVAKALRGFFELVLLPEA; encoded by the coding sequence ATGACCACAAAGGACACGGCGAGCGCCAAGCGGGGACCCTATTCCAAGGCGAAGGAAAAGCGACGAGTGATTCTCGACTCCGCCCACGCCGTGTTTGCCGCGAAGGGGTATTTGGGCGGCTCGCTGCAGGACGTTGCCAACCAAGCGGGCATGAGCCAGACCAGCCTCCTGCATTATTTCCCGTCAAAAAGCGATCTTCTGATGGGCGTCCTGGAGTGGCGCGACGAACTGACCGGAAGCGAGAATCCCTCCGCTGAGGAAGAGTCGCTTGTGGATGACGTGATTCGCACGGCGCTCCATAACGAGAAGATTCCCGGCGTCATCGAGCTCTACACAGTGCTGTGCGCGGAATCGATCACGAATGCCCATCCCGGCCGTGATTACTTCACAGAACGCTTCGAACGCATACGGGCAAGCTATAGGCGCTCTTTCTCGGCCTTGGCCCAGGAGGGCAAACTCCGGCCCGGCGTGGATCCAGCGTGGGCAGCCACGTCCCTGGTGGCCCTGTGGGACGGACTTCAAACCCAGTGGCTGTTGGCCCCTGACGCCATAGATGTAGCAAAAGCCCTGCGCGGCTTCTTCGAACTGGTCCTACTGCCCGAGGCCTGA
- a CDS encoding DUF5107 domain-containing protein translates to MAVTSPSNVTVTSISLTMADIGPLNPLPVVAAELDQPYTVGEGVPEELQAAARYGVVPNVFPYLMQDGYSREAAPKELPAVVLENSKLRATVIPSLGGRIWELFDKMTGKQLLHTHDAPQLANIALRKAWFAGGLEWNIGTRGHSPTSCDPLHTAIVHTSDGKHILRVWEFERLREVVFQVDIWLPAESAVLFAAVRIRNPNDHDVPMYWWSNAAIPETDRTRVIAPADEAFGSDYATDITRVRPTDHNGYDGTWLVNSPHAADFFFDIDPSERRWVVAADDDGDGLAMLSTSRLRGKKLFVWGQGQGGKRWQQWLSPGAGPYAEIQAGLARTQFEHLAMPPRAEWSWVEAYGNGHLDPDTAHGSNWDAAVAHAGRRLEELLAHEDLEAMLPAAISDADVPPSTMVLHGSGWGVVERARRRRAGKGWIDESGTPFVDESITAEQEPWLELLKGKAFDGAPSFVAGADWEELLEGQETPEARFHVATMRHARQDLEGAKAAYPEVLAAGGVRPGTLALAHRGLGLALLAEGADREGLDELRSGAQADSANTALLTEAVTLSIRHDDPAQALELLESAPREGTAVGRLRFLRALALARVGKAGEAAAILREGVEIPDLREGEDAIAALWEEVCPGEAVPFNYQFGMH, encoded by the coding sequence ATGGCTGTCACCTCACCTTCCAACGTCACGGTCACCAGCATTTCCCTGACGATGGCCGATATTGGTCCCCTGAACCCCTTGCCGGTGGTGGCCGCGGAACTCGATCAGCCTTATACGGTGGGCGAGGGCGTGCCGGAAGAGCTCCAGGCGGCGGCCCGCTACGGAGTAGTGCCCAACGTGTTCCCGTACCTCATGCAGGACGGTTACAGCCGGGAGGCGGCACCCAAGGAGCTGCCCGCCGTCGTGCTTGAGAACAGCAAACTCAGGGCGACGGTCATACCGTCGTTGGGCGGCCGTATCTGGGAATTGTTCGACAAAATGACGGGAAAGCAGCTCCTCCACACGCACGACGCGCCCCAGCTGGCCAACATCGCGCTGCGAAAGGCGTGGTTCGCGGGCGGCCTGGAGTGGAACATTGGCACGCGCGGCCACTCACCTACCAGTTGCGATCCACTTCACACCGCGATCGTCCACACCTCGGACGGAAAGCACATCCTCCGCGTGTGGGAGTTCGAGCGGCTCCGGGAAGTGGTCTTCCAAGTGGACATATGGTTGCCTGCCGAATCTGCCGTGCTGTTCGCGGCCGTGCGTATCCGCAACCCGAATGACCACGACGTTCCCATGTACTGGTGGAGCAACGCGGCCATTCCGGAGACGGACCGCACGCGCGTGATCGCCCCGGCCGACGAAGCATTTGGCAGCGACTACGCCACGGACATCACCCGTGTCCGGCCTACGGACCACAATGGCTACGACGGGACGTGGTTGGTCAACAGCCCGCACGCCGCCGATTTCTTCTTTGATATTGATCCTTCGGAACGTCGCTGGGTTGTGGCCGCGGACGACGACGGCGACGGGCTGGCGATGCTGTCCACCAGCCGGCTGAGGGGCAAGAAGCTCTTCGTCTGGGGACAAGGCCAAGGCGGCAAGCGGTGGCAACAGTGGTTGAGCCCCGGGGCCGGCCCTTACGCCGAGATCCAGGCCGGGTTGGCGAGAACCCAGTTTGAGCATTTGGCCATGCCTCCGCGTGCGGAATGGTCCTGGGTGGAGGCGTACGGCAATGGGCATCTGGACCCGGATACCGCCCACGGATCGAACTGGGATGCGGCCGTAGCCCATGCCGGCCGGCGGCTTGAGGAGCTCCTGGCACACGAGGACCTGGAAGCAATGCTGCCCGCCGCCATCAGCGATGCTGACGTCCCGCCGTCCACCATGGTGCTCCACGGCAGCGGTTGGGGCGTGGTGGAGCGGGCCCGCCGGCGTCGGGCGGGCAAGGGCTGGATTGACGAGAGCGGCACCCCGTTCGTCGATGAAAGCATCACAGCCGAGCAGGAACCATGGCTGGAACTGCTGAAGGGAAAAGCGTTCGACGGCGCGCCCAGCTTTGTTGCCGGAGCTGACTGGGAGGAGCTGCTGGAGGGACAGGAAACTCCTGAGGCGCGGTTCCATGTGGCCACGATGAGGCACGCCAGGCAAGATCTGGAGGGAGCCAAGGCAGCCTACCCCGAGGTGCTTGCTGCCGGCGGCGTTCGGCCAGGGACTTTGGCGCTCGCACATCGTGGATTGGGGCTGGCGTTACTGGCCGAGGGCGCGGATCGCGAGGGCCTGGATGAACTCAGAAGCGGTGCTCAAGCCGACTCCGCCAACACAGCGTTACTTACCGAGGCAGTGACACTCAGCATCCGCCATGATGATCCGGCCCAGGCGCTGGAACTGCTGGAGTCCGCACCCAGGGAGGGCACCGCCGTCGGGCGTTTGAGGTTCCTCAGGGCCCTGGCACTGGCCCGGGTGGGCAAGGCGGGCGAGGCAGCAGCCATCCTGCGCGAAGGGGTGGAGATACCGGACCTCCGCGAGGGAGAGGATGCCATCGCGGCGCTCTGGGAAGAAGTCTGTCCGGGCGAGGCTGTGCCGTTCAACTACCAATTTGGAATGCACTAG
- a CDS encoding LacI family DNA-binding transcriptional regulator, whose product MTNRSVGIKDVAAEAGVSVTTVSHVLNDVAYARVGARTRERVQEAAHRLGYGPNRLAQALRTQRSGMLGFISEEIATTPHAGRIILGAEETAKRRGYNIMIINSTSTSSQESKESQVADLLDRQVDGILYATMYHRKLAVPKNLAGLPAVLVDSEDISQTVSSVIPDEVGGARSAVQTLIDAGHTRIGMLNNTDDVPATHSRLRAFRETLADAGLPFHEELVQSEISEMPGGYQAALRMLKSESRPTAVFCYNDRMAMGAYRAAAELGLRIPDDISFVGFDNQELIAENLYPALTTVALPHYEMGAWATENLIDAIEGKTDLQLFATHPTVLPCPMVLRDSVASLPKDLR is encoded by the coding sequence ATGACGAATAGATCAGTGGGTATCAAGGATGTGGCGGCAGAGGCCGGGGTCTCTGTCACCACCGTCTCCCATGTCCTCAACGACGTCGCCTACGCCCGGGTTGGCGCAAGAACGAGGGAGCGGGTCCAGGAGGCTGCGCACCGCCTCGGATATGGTCCGAACCGCCTGGCCCAGGCCCTGCGGACACAACGTTCAGGGATGCTCGGGTTCATCAGCGAGGAAATCGCCACCACGCCGCATGCAGGCAGGATCATCCTGGGCGCAGAGGAAACTGCGAAACGCCGGGGCTACAACATCATGATCATCAACTCCACCAGCACCAGCTCCCAGGAGTCCAAGGAGAGCCAGGTGGCGGATCTGCTGGACCGGCAGGTGGATGGCATCCTGTACGCCACGATGTATCACCGGAAGCTGGCTGTCCCCAAGAACCTCGCGGGACTGCCTGCAGTCCTGGTGGACTCCGAAGACATCAGCCAAACTGTTTCCTCCGTCATCCCCGACGAAGTGGGCGGGGCAAGGTCCGCAGTGCAGACACTGATCGACGCCGGTCACACCCGGATCGGGATGCTCAACAACACCGACGACGTGCCCGCAACCCACTCCCGGTTGAGGGCTTTCAGGGAGACGTTGGCAGACGCCGGGCTGCCGTTCCACGAAGAACTGGTCCAGTCCGAGATCTCGGAGATGCCCGGTGGCTACCAGGCGGCGCTGCGGATGCTGAAATCCGAGAGCCGGCCAACGGCCGTGTTCTGCTACAACGACCGTATGGCCATGGGCGCCTACCGGGCCGCTGCGGAACTTGGCCTGCGGATTCCGGATGACATCTCCTTCGTCGGTTTCGACAACCAGGAACTCATTGCCGAAAACCTTTACCCGGCGCTGACAACAGTCGCCCTGCCGCACTACGAAATGGGTGCCTGGGCAACGGAAAACCTGATCGATGCCATCGAAGGGAAAACCGACTTGCAGCTGTTCGCCACCCACCCCACCGTTCTTCCATGCCCCATGGTTCTTCGCGATTCCGTCGCTTCCCTCCCGAAAGACCTCCGATGA
- a CDS encoding sugar ABC transporter permease: MRISDRRFALYLMTPAALFLAVFVAYPLFRLVADSFFKISPIAGGPRDFVGFQNYAAAFASEAFMGAGWRTLAYTVVVVTLEFALGLGMALLFTTLGRKSQIWRTVFLYPLMIAPIVAGLLWKFLMIDNFGLIGTILHQAGILSNPNQIGWLSDPNIVLFSVAVPDIWLTTSFMCLVLFAGLQNIPGDLIEAARLDGAKAPALLFQIILPLLRPVIAVALVVRGIDAARAFDTILIQTNGGPQSASETMSLLIYRTMIRFGDPGLASAMGTIYLLAMLAVAFFAVATIWRPGKDN, translated from the coding sequence GTGCGTATCTCCGATCGCCGCTTCGCCCTATACCTGATGACCCCAGCGGCACTGTTCCTGGCCGTGTTTGTGGCCTACCCGCTGTTCCGCCTCGTCGCAGACAGCTTCTTCAAGATCTCGCCCATCGCGGGCGGCCCGCGTGACTTTGTCGGATTCCAAAACTACGCTGCAGCGTTCGCCTCCGAAGCCTTCATGGGTGCCGGCTGGCGAACCCTGGCTTACACAGTAGTGGTGGTGACGCTCGAGTTCGCGCTCGGCCTGGGGATGGCCCTCCTGTTCACCACGCTCGGACGCAAGTCCCAGATCTGGCGAACGGTCTTCCTTTACCCGCTGATGATTGCGCCGATCGTGGCCGGCCTGCTCTGGAAGTTCCTGATGATCGATAACTTCGGCCTCATCGGGACCATCCTGCATCAAGCAGGGATCCTCTCCAACCCCAACCAGATCGGCTGGCTCTCGGACCCGAACATCGTGCTGTTCTCGGTAGCCGTCCCGGACATCTGGCTCACGACGTCCTTCATGTGCCTGGTCCTGTTCGCCGGCCTCCAAAACATCCCCGGCGACCTCATCGAGGCAGCCCGCCTGGACGGCGCCAAGGCACCGGCGCTCCTGTTCCAGATCATCCTTCCGCTCCTCCGCCCGGTGATCGCCGTGGCACTGGTGGTCCGCGGAATCGATGCCGCCCGGGCCTTTGACACCATCCTCATCCAAACCAACGGCGGCCCGCAGTCCGCCTCCGAAACCATGAGCCTGCTGATCTACCGGACCATGATCCGCTTCGGCGATCCCGGCCTGGCCAGCGCCATGGGCACTATTTACCTGCTGGCGATGCTCGCCGTCGCATTCTTCGCGGTGGCCACCATCTGGCGGCCAGGAAAGGACAACTGA
- a CDS encoding right-handed parallel beta-helix repeat-containing protein, producing the protein MSSNNYYDVTTWPVGNPSEDVGEVINSIIADVKARQAASDVNNGGKPGAVIYLPPGDYHLRTQVLIDISFLRIEGSGHGFTSSSIRFNVPEDEWADLHELWPGGSRIIVDLPLGVDGESPEGADEAKGAAFYVERSGSPRISSVEFSNFCIDGLHFTPDGSGLPPENTYVNGKTGIYVASANDSFRVTGMGFIYLENALTIHNADALSIHDNFIAECGSCIELRGWGQASKITDNLIGAGFKGHSIYAKSHGGLLITANNIFPRGASSIHLDGVTRSSVTNNRLHSFYPGMVVLAANSSENLVATNHFLRDHEPWTPFLGVDNGLDDLYGLLCVSGSNNSVVGNHFSEVIDAESIRPSGATPVIIRLLEGAGNFVSNNHVVAMDVHATSSDSCFSAQVDALLTTGASDGLAVTAVLVDAESARNTILDSGTDAQVIADRAVNALRATPTIGFEAAHVDSISGSAPTS; encoded by the coding sequence ATGTCAAGCAACAACTACTACGACGTGACCACGTGGCCGGTCGGCAATCCGTCCGAGGACGTCGGTGAAGTGATCAACAGCATCATCGCCGACGTCAAGGCCCGGCAGGCAGCCAGTGATGTGAACAACGGAGGAAAGCCGGGAGCGGTGATCTACCTTCCGCCCGGCGACTACCACCTCCGTACGCAGGTGCTGATCGATATCAGCTTCCTCAGGATCGAGGGTTCGGGGCACGGCTTTACGTCTTCGAGCATCCGGTTCAACGTTCCCGAAGACGAATGGGCTGATCTGCATGAGCTGTGGCCCGGAGGAAGTCGCATCATTGTCGATCTTCCACTCGGTGTGGACGGGGAGAGCCCAGAGGGCGCGGACGAAGCCAAGGGAGCTGCGTTCTACGTTGAGCGAAGCGGGAGCCCCCGTATCAGCTCAGTGGAGTTCTCCAACTTCTGCATCGACGGCTTGCACTTCACCCCGGACGGCTCGGGGCTGCCGCCAGAGAACACGTATGTGAATGGCAAGACCGGCATCTATGTGGCGAGCGCCAATGATTCATTCCGCGTCACTGGGATGGGTTTCATCTACCTGGAGAACGCCCTCACGATCCACAACGCTGACGCGCTTTCCATTCACGATAACTTCATTGCTGAGTGCGGGAGCTGTATTGAGCTGCGTGGCTGGGGACAGGCGTCAAAGATTACCGACAATTTGATCGGAGCAGGTTTCAAGGGCCACTCGATCTATGCCAAGAGCCATGGCGGGCTCTTGATAACCGCGAACAACATCTTCCCCAGGGGTGCCAGCAGCATCCATTTGGACGGCGTCACGCGTTCAAGCGTCACCAACAACCGGCTGCATTCGTTCTACCCCGGGATGGTGGTTCTCGCAGCGAACAGTTCCGAGAACCTCGTGGCGACGAACCACTTCCTGCGTGACCATGAGCCTTGGACACCCTTCCTGGGAGTCGATAACGGGCTGGACGATCTTTACGGGCTTCTCTGCGTGAGCGGGAGCAACAACTCTGTGGTGGGCAACCACTTCTCCGAGGTCATCGACGCAGAGAGCATCCGTCCCTCAGGTGCGACGCCGGTCATCATCCGGTTGCTGGAGGGGGCTGGAAACTTCGTCTCCAACAACCACGTGGTGGCGATGGACGTTCACGCCACGTCCAGTGATTCCTGCTTCTCCGCCCAGGTGGACGCCCTGCTGACTACGGGCGCTTCTGACGGGCTCGCCGTTACGGCCGTCCTGGTCGATGCCGAATCTGCCCGGAATACGATCCTTGATTCCGGAACTGACGCCCAGGTCATTGCAGATAGGGCTGTTAACGCTTTGAGGGCTACACCGACAATCGGTTTCGAGGCGGCACATGTTGATTCGATCTCAGGATCAGCACCAACATCATGA
- a CDS encoding glycoside hydrolase family 32 protein, with protein sequence MTETTTHRAVPGEDAASTMRPILHYTAKNTWLNDPNGLVWYNGVYHLFYQNNPFDNVWGNMSWGHATSTDLLHWTEHPVAIACDEEEDVFSGSIVVDHGNTSGFGTDEEPALVAIYTSAFKEGSAHQGTQAQSLAFSTDGGMSWSKYAGNPVLGRGSAHFRDPKVFRYEGSAGSCWVMVAVEAQHQQVVMYRSENLKDWEYLSTFGPANSAEGEWECPDLFPLPVDGDPENVKWVLVVNVNPGAVAGGSGGQYFVGHFDGLQFTADPDSLVSPGADGTMDLRQCLWLDWGRDYYAAVSFSNVPENRRIMIGWMNNWDYANSLPTAPWRSGMSLAREVELATVEGLPRLVQRPVLPLESGKPASMLKDAELHESKVQLPDAVPGAAQLIEAEILPGSCRTISFRLLGAPDGSAATVLSFDAETSQLTLDRRNSGNTGFHEKFASAESAPVKLDGGVLRLRIIVDQSVEVFAQDGRVVLSDLVFPLPGSFGTELRVEGGTAVVRKLVVTDLN encoded by the coding sequence ATGACTGAAACAACAACGCACCGTGCTGTTCCTGGCGAAGACGCCGCCTCAACGATGCGCCCAATACTTCACTACACGGCCAAGAACACCTGGCTGAACGATCCCAACGGACTGGTTTGGTACAACGGCGTCTACCATCTCTTCTACCAAAACAACCCCTTCGACAACGTCTGGGGCAACATGTCCTGGGGGCACGCCACCTCGACTGACCTCCTGCACTGGACTGAACACCCGGTTGCCATCGCCTGCGACGAGGAAGAAGACGTCTTTTCCGGCAGCATCGTGGTGGACCACGGCAATACATCGGGATTCGGCACAGACGAAGAGCCGGCGTTGGTGGCCATCTACACGAGCGCCTTCAAGGAAGGCTCGGCGCATCAGGGGACACAGGCCCAGTCCCTCGCGTTCTCCACGGATGGCGGCATGTCGTGGAGCAAATATGCAGGCAACCCGGTGCTTGGCCGCGGCTCGGCCCATTTCCGGGATCCCAAGGTGTTCCGCTACGAGGGATCTGCCGGGTCCTGTTGGGTGATGGTGGCCGTGGAGGCCCAGCATCAGCAGGTTGTCATGTACCGCTCGGAGAACCTGAAGGACTGGGAATACCTGAGTACTTTCGGCCCCGCGAACTCGGCGGAAGGCGAATGGGAATGCCCGGACCTCTTCCCGCTGCCCGTCGACGGCGACCCGGAGAACGTCAAGTGGGTCCTGGTGGTTAACGTCAATCCAGGTGCCGTGGCCGGTGGTTCCGGAGGACAGTACTTCGTGGGCCACTTCGATGGCTTGCAGTTCACTGCCGATCCTGATTCGCTCGTTTCACCCGGTGCCGACGGAACCATGGATCTCAGGCAATGCCTCTGGCTCGACTGGGGGCGTGACTACTACGCCGCGGTCTCTTTCAGCAATGTCCCGGAGAACCGCCGCATCATGATCGGCTGGATGAACAACTGGGACTATGCCAACTCCTTGCCAACGGCCCCGTGGCGCTCCGGCATGTCGCTTGCCCGCGAGGTTGAACTTGCAACCGTAGAGGGTTTGCCACGCCTGGTGCAGCGGCCTGTGCTTCCCCTGGAATCTGGAAAACCTGCCAGCATGCTCAAGGATGCCGAACTTCACGAATCCAAGGTGCAACTGCCCGACGCCGTGCCGGGGGCAGCCCAGCTGATCGAGGCTGAGATCCTGCCCGGCTCATGCCGGACCATTTCCTTCAGGCTGCTCGGTGCCCCGGATGGGAGCGCCGCGACAGTTCTCAGCTTTGACGCCGAGACGAGCCAGCTCACTCTGGACCGCCGCAACTCCGGAAACACCGGCTTCCACGAAAAGTTCGCGTCGGCAGAGTCTGCGCCAGTGAAGCTCGACGGCGGCGTGCTGAGGCTGCGTATTATCGTGGACCAATCAGTGGAGGTCTTCGCCCAAGACGGCAGAGTTGTCCTGAGCGATCTTGTTTTTCCCCTGCCCGGGAGCTTCGGCACCGAGCTGCGCGTGGAAGGCGGCACCGCCGTTGTGCGGAAACTGGTGGTCACCGATCTGAACTAA